acgtggCACTCAATTCGTTAGCCAACTTAGCTTCCTTTTAACGTCGTTGGTTTTTGAAgacgaaaaattatggtttccttaaggagaagGACCAAAAAGTATCTTAGTTTGAAagagaaactaaaaacaaaatcgcttgatagtttagggactaaaaacatacttaaccATTAATTTGTCTAACAATATTATTTCCACTTAAAAATTCATGACATGAAATGTGTTGTTCTTTCTGTGTAAAACTTCAGTCTCAGGTCCTCAGTTATTTGACCCTTGGTCCCAACACAATCCTATATCAAGATTTTTCACTTTGTTCACCAATTTCGTCCATTACAACAATACCTACGATACACCAAATAAGgtcttcaaaatcaaaataacaccCAAAAAATAGAACAACcccaaaatgataaaaaaatttcaaaaatttaaaacaagtcAAAATAATCGAACAAGAACAAAGGATAAGCTAAACGAACAACGGGAAGCTACCAAACACATGTCAACGGTGATTTCGATCTTCAACGATGCTTCCAAACGACAATTGCAACGAAACAAATGACGAACGAGAAACGACGACAAAAAGTTGGAGGTTTGGTGAATAGGGATTTCTCGTTTTGGTGAAAGACATCCCAAAATGCCGTCTCGCATAGTCTTTTGAATTCAATAATATGAAACGCGTGAACAACAAAACCGCTTAAATCCCCAATTCATCTCTTTCCATATCATTCTTTTTAAATTGATCATCTGAACCAATTACATACTGACACGTGGATGGACaaagttaaaatattgtaaaaaatagaGTAAGAATATCattatcttaaaagaaaaaaagtccTCATGTTTGTGTCTGACATTTCCCTCCCATTTAGGCCTTTTGGATTGCCATAAACCAATTAAGTGTGGAACTACAAAATTTCTGAAAATTAATCTATATAGTTAGGTTATTTGATTTCTTCTTGCACTGTTAGATTTTCGAAATGTTTTTTCCAGACATGCACTGGCTTACATGAAGTTTGGACGGAAGAACTGCCTTGTACATGAACAATCAAATATCTCTGCCATTTGCATATTCTTCTTGAGTAATGAAGATTTTCATGACAGACTCAAATCTCTACATTTCGTTCATGTTTAATTATGCCGGCAGCTAAAagattttcatatatttttcatttatatatctaaaaattaaagtaaaaaacattttaaagatttatgtatctaaatttaaagtaaaaaaatccaaattccAAAGTCCAAACTCCAAGTTCAAAATTCGAAACTCCAAGTTCAAAATTCGAAActccaaattcaaaattttaaacccTAAGTCTAAATCgaaatataaactttaaatcCAAAACTCTAAAACCAAGTCAATTTTCGTATCTCGGCGCGACTCGACTGCAACAGGCAAATGAAGTTTGTGGTAAAGAAGGCATATTGCAGTGGGGGGCGGATAGGAGCACTAGAGTTGGGAAGCTGCCCAAAACCCATAGAGACCCCCGCTCTTCTCCTATCCACTCGCAAAGGACTTCCACATTTTATCGCCCCTGACCTACTCACTTCTCTCCCTTTTCCGGATTCCCATCTCCTTCAAATTTCCCCACTCCACTTGTAAGTATTGACGCGTCCAATTTTCATAATCTAGTTCATATTCTTCTGATTTTCTTCTCGTCCAATTTTCTAGTTTGGAAGGTCTTGCTTCAACCACAATATCAAAAATAGGAGGCCTTCACCAGATGCTTAGCTTGCACCAATATGGAATTGCGGCAGTAGCCAGGGATTCCATCCAATGCCTTCCCGAGTCTAAGGGAGCTACCAAACTCGGACCATCTTTTGAGACTCCTTGTGGTCGTCTATCGGTAAAAATAGTGTCCATTGCTGTCTGCCTTACCTTAAAAGGCTTTATACACTCTGCTGtagttttacattttaaattaggATGAATCTAATGTATCTTCTAATCGTACATTGGCATGACCAGATTAACTCCAAAGATTATGTTGAAATGATTTCATGCATGAGGCCAAATATATGGGCCACTTTGGCTGATGAGGTACCTGCTTGGGTGTCTGAAAAAAGGAACAAAACCTCAGTAGATAGAACCGTGCGATGGCTCGACGATTGCCTTGCATTAAATCCGGTAAAGgaaagtttttgttttcttcttttactcttCCAGTGATATGAATTGCGTCCTGAAGTTCATGAGTCTCAGAAATTCAATAACGGTAATGAATGTGGGTTAAATAATGTTTTGTCGTAATTTGAGTCTATTAGTTGGGAACACTAAAATGAGTTCCAAATTAAGTAATAACGAATGATGAATGTGAAAACATTGTCATCCAGGCGTCACGGGTTTCTTTTTACTTGTCATTAACATCATATAATGGTATCTAGAAAGACCCTGGAACTTTGACCATGAAATGATCTTTGCTTCCACTTTGGCTGATGCAGTTTTTCTAAGGAAATGTGGACTTTTGGTTTCTTTTGATTTGtctttactttttattcaaacactacaaaaagaatttttttgacTTCTCACTTCACTATTATGCTGCTGACCCTGTAAAAGTTCTGATCTCCAACTTTGAATACTTTGAATACtttgtttcacttttttttttaatcaaaagcTCATGGTAGACATTACTATGCACTTTAATATCTCATCTATGCTGACATCCCAAAACACATCTATCATTTGCCCTCacataagaaaatattattaaaaggaaaaaaaagaataatgaatCATGCGGGGGACTAGACCAAACCCATGAGCAAAAAATATAAGACAAGCTTCAAAAGAAGCTAAACACCCCTATACTTAGAAAGTTGgtatttattataaagaaaatccAAACCAATGCTATGAGGCATAGAAGAATACCATTTAAATTTATCCCTATTTACCAAGTTCAAATTGGTCAATTTATCAACATAATGGCTCACTTTACCTTAATTTTTCAGTAATATTCTTCAGCCTTCAGAATTTGACTTATTCTGGCTATTGACATTGTATGCGAAGAGTGTTACTTAGGCATGTGTGAAAAgaatttcaatattataattatgCCGAAATATGTGAAAACCCGAGGCATGTACAGAGTATTTGTAACtacaaaatataagaaaaataaaagttattgacAAATCATAAATCTAGTTCTAgctcttatttttattagatatgAAATCTTATATTGGAACAATAATCTTAAAGAATGGACTTTAAATCTATATCAACCTtacaaaattgacttgtaaggtgaggtttgcatctaaTCAAGATCTTTTCTTCCCACATGGTTAACTATTTTGAAGTCTATGAATCATCATCTCATTTTGTaatcaataaaattaactaGTTTATTATATTTGTCTGAAAATTAGGCAGCTGGGTCAGTCTTTGGTGCGGTTGTTGGAGGCCCAAATTTTGATGAAAGGATGCGGTGTGCAATGGAGGTAGCCAAGCGAAATGTatcaggtttttttttttctttttttttttctatagttGCTTTATGTGTTAATGTGTTTACACTTCTTTTGGTGTTAGAATCTCTAAAAATATGCTGAATATTGAATATAGagaagaagattaggagaaatctccctaaTGTGTTTTaacatacacatagggtagtttatttataatgtagaataagggttaaaccctaaatatagaatgggctaagcccaattaacagaaacacacaacttaacatctaacactcctcctcaagctggagcatataaatcatatgttccaagcttgttacaaagatagtcaattctaggtcctaggtaaggacttagtgaatatgtctgccaactggttgcttgagttaacgaactcagttttgatatctccggatatgattttttctctaataaaatgacaatcaacttcaatgtgcttggttctctcatggaagacaggattagagctaatatgaagagcagcttgattatcacatataagtgtcatgtgagtgacatctccaaatttcaattcattaagtaattgtttaagccacacaagctcgcaagtagcagatgccatagctctatattctgcttctgcgctggaccttgccacaacactttgcttcttacttttccaagaaatcaggttgccaccaatagagacacaatatccagaagtagacctcctatcagaaggggaaccagcccaatcagcatctgaatagcaaacgatttttgtatcgttgttagggccatatagcaaaccttttccaggtgatcctttaatatacttcagtatgcgaacaactgcatcccaatggtcttcacatggggagtttagaaattgactcaccacactaattgcgaaggaaatgtcaggacgcgtaacagtaaggtagtttaatttaccaagtaatcttctgtaccgttcaggatccgagaaaggctccccctgatttggtaagAGTTTGATGTtggggtccataggtgtctcaacagatttacaattcattaaccctgtttcctccaagatatctaacgcatacttcctctgagatatgacaataccatcattggattgtgctacttcaatacccaaaaagtaccggagtttgccaagatctttggtttgaaaattatgacaaaggtgttgtttcagctgagagatgccaagatagtcacttcctgtgagaacaatatcatcaacatacactattaagtaaatACATCCAACACTTGaatggcgatagaacactgaatgatctgcttcactgcgagacataccaaattgttgaacaacacaactgaatttaccaaaccaggcccgaggagattgttttaggccatataaggatttgcgaagacgacataccaatccagatgactccccctgagcaacaaagccaggcggttgctccatataaatttcttcatgcaaatcatcATTTAGGAaggcatttttgacatcaagttggtaaagaggccattgtcgaagagcgaccatggcaatgaataggcgaacagaggtcatttttgccactggagaaaaagtatcaccataatccaaaccaaaaatctgtgtgtagcctttggcaaccagtcgagctttcagacgatcaattgtgccatcagggccaaccttgatagcatacacccacctgcaaccaacaacagactttccagatggtaattggacaagctcccaagttccacttttctgtaaagcacttaattcatccagcatagcttgacgccagccaggatgagttaaggcatcacccacagatttaggaattgacacagaagaaatggatgagagacaagtgtaaaaagatggagataatctgtggtaactaagaacagtataatggggggaagggttacgggtagagcgtatacctttacggagggcaataggcaagtcaaaCTCGTTTGCTGGAGTCGGAGGAGACACAGGAGGTggcactggaagtgagtcatgagggagacaattgcggcgactataaacctgaaggggtggtggtgaaggacaatcctgtggtgaatgagagtctaaagaaggagaagacaaaaggGGTGGAGtatcaccaggaggatcacagataagaggaatatcaacagtaacagggagaggtacagaactagaagatagatgtgaaaagtaaaaagaagactcattaaaagtgacatcagcagagataaaatgacgattgagagaaggggaaaaacacttatagcccttttgtgaccgtggaaatcctaagaagacacatttgtgagacctaggagataacttatcaaggccaggactaaaatcatgaacaaaacatgtagacccaaaaactttaagaggtaatggatgtagagggtcttgaggaaataatatagaatgagggattttgttcgctaggacggaagatggcatgcggttgataagataacatgccgtgagaacagcatcaccccaaaaacgtgagggtacttgaccatgaatgagaagggtacaagttgtttcaataaggtgtctattcttgcgctcaaccaccccattttgttgaggggtataagcacatgaggtttggtgaagaatgccatgagaagccataaaatgtttaaactcttgagaaaggtattcacggccattatcactacgtaaagtgcgaatagaaaccccaaactgagtttttatttcattgaaaaaagtttgaaaaatagaaaacaactcagaacgattcttcatgagaaacaaccaagtacatctagaatagtcatcaataaaggtaacaaaatactgaaatcctaaagttaacttaacacgactaggtccccaaatatcagaatgtaccaatgaaaagggggatgaCGCTCGTTGGgaaacactacgaggaaaggaactacgagtatgtttacctaactgacaagactcacacgacaaacttgataatttggacagactcggaacaagttgctgcaatttggcaagactgggatgacctaactgagcgtgaagaagggatggtgactccatgattacgccagcatgtggagaagggctgagatgatataggccatgagactcacatcctgtgccaatcatgtgtttcgaactccggtcctgcaaccaaacagaatctttggtaaatgaaataacacaattaagggaacgagttagacgacttacggacaataagttaaaaggagacccagggacataaagtacattatcaatggatatgggcggaaaaatatgaacagtaccaataccatgagatgagactcgagacccatcagccatcgttaccgagggtaaattaaccggacatgacaaggaagaaaacaaggacttgttaccagtgatatgatcggtggcacCTGAGTCAAGGATCCAAGATCCGAGAGAGTGAGTCAGACCGACAAAAGGAGGACCTGTGCGTATAACAGAAGCAaatgtagtggaactagagtgctgacggtcctcataccatctgagaaattacTGAAAGAGTAAAGGGTTATTTATGGGATttgatgaagtaggatggtctgcagacggtgatcggggaggtggatcagaattagccattgctatAGGTCGAGAAGGACGTCCATGAAgtgcataacatctatcaattttgtggcctagcttgccacagtggtcacattttggacgtcttTTACCTGGTTGGCGAGACCGACTCCGATCATCAAGTTGGgcagccatggagagggagaaaccctaaaaattcaaagtacTCCGATTGATGCAACaaccacagatccagaaagagggcgaagaggcgatcacggcggtgctgatcggcggcggaaagctccggcgacgcgccggcacGCGCAGCGGCAGCGGcagcggcggcggcggcgactcttgcggcggcgcgtggaggcgcgtgagagGTCCGTTCGCCGCGATCTTTGTACGACGGTGGTCGCCTGGCCGAGACGATTcgatggtgtggtcgccggtcgattctggaactctGGCGGCGACGGTGACGGCAGCGGCGGAGGCGGCGGCGACGGCGACAACAGCGGCAGTGATAggtgccggagaccgtggagttgactggaactattcctgtgctctagataccatattgaatatagagaagaagattaggagaaatctccctaaTGTGTTTTaacatacacatagggtagtttatttataatgtagaataagggttaaaccctaaatatagaatgggctaagcccaattaacagaaacacacaacttaacatctaacactgaAGATAATATTCCCCCGAGGATACTTGTACAAATTTTATTGCATAATTAGGAGATTTTGTATTTATAGTACAGAATCAATGATTCTGAATTATAGGATATTTTTGTGTCTATTATATTCCAGTAAATTAGGATTTTCCATAATTAGATTCTTTGTATTCTATTTACGAGCAATTGCTCTTCTATGAAAATCATCAAAACCAAATTTTCTCACATGATATCATATCTCCCAAAGAAAAATCCTTGGGAGCTTGTCTAATCATCTGCATAGCCTACATTTCTGCAAATCCCTTTTCTTCCGCTGCATTCTCTCTAGGGCTGCATTGCCATACTTCAAACCTCCAATATGTCTGATGCAAAGGAATCCCTTAACCAATAAGactgttagatgttaagatgtgtgtttctgttatttgggcttagtctattctgtatttagggcattggcccatatcttacaatataaataaactaccctatgtgtatgctaaacacacaagggatattttctcccaatcttctctatttctcataaAGACAATTTTGGTAATGTAAAACTGTAAAACATCTAACCTAGCCTGTCATTCAATGGGAAAAATTACCTATAATGGTCTCGTTTTGTCACAACCTTTCTAAAAGGGAAGGGCAAATAAAATCATCTTCATTGACCATGCTCCTAatttttcaaatccaaaattTGCAACATGGGAGGTGAGGTTGTAATGTCATTGTTGTGGAATGCCATAAAACCAAAAGTTAGTTGTGCTTACCTCTTTATGAAAGATAGCTAAGGAGATATGGAAAGGCTATAAAGCAATCTATTCTAAGGTTGGAGATGCTATGATAGTTGTGTTAGGAATCCGAGAATAGGATCCTAACCGTAACTCTCGGTCACTATAACGCACACTCACTCAACAGAAAGAATCAAATAATGGGTATTTTATtctatgaaatgaaaaaaagagaaacacgTGTAAGACGAGGGCCTAACCCCTCTCACCAGGTGTTGCCACCGGTCTATACAAAGTATATGATTTTTCTCTCTGTCTAATCACAGTATAAGGTGTTATTCCTTATATACCCATACTACCCGCCCTATTTCTCATCCCTTCACCGCTAAGGTAGTTAGGCCTTCTTTTTCTCCCTTCTTTCATAAACTATCCAACCCCTAACATATGGGAAGGCTATAAAGCAATCTATTCTAAGGTTGGAGATGCTATGATAGAGGACAAATATGCTGTTACGTGACCGAGTAAGAGACGTAACGAAATCAACCTCTCACACACTCAAAACAAGCAAAATagtaatgaaagaatgaaattgAACGAATGAatatcttttattgatggtaatatctgaataaacaaggataaacaataattgggagcataacctccgtCAATTATTTCTAATAACTGGGAGCAGGATCTCCGTCAGTTACCTGAGAGCATAAGCTCTCTTACACAACTCACAAATCAAAAGCATACCCTTAACCCTAGACTCTAACTttaattatactaattatttcctGTTCATCTCTTACtaaatattttcctagaatatatttgcatttaatataaatatccctatatataaatatctctccATATATTATCCTAgcatatatccttaattataaatatcttatattgaatatttccctggaatatatatttattt
The Vigna angularis cultivar LongXiaoDou No.4 chromosome 5, ASM1680809v1, whole genome shotgun sequence genome window above contains:
- the LOC108340675 gene encoding uncharacterized protein LOC108340675 isoform X1; its protein translation is MKFVVKKAYCSGGRIGALELGSCPKPIETPALLLSTRKGLPHFIAPDLLTSLPFPDSHLLQISPLHFLEGLASTTISKIGGLHQMLSLHQYGIAAVARDSIQCLPESKGATKLGPSFETPCGRLSINSKDYVEMISCMRPNIWATLADEVPAWVSEKRNKTSVDRTVRWLDDCLALNPAAGSVFGAVVGGPNFDERMRCAMEVAKRNVSGYWIGGFGLGERIEERPALLSAIIDVLPDEKPRMISGLGLPEEILEGIDAGIDLFDSTYVYCLTLGGFALTFSLDNGGNQYDFQRCQVERDLTKINLRAKVYSKDMSPILGNCTCYTCRNHTKAYINHLFNVHEMLAQTLLEIHNTHHYLMFFRVIREAIKDGRFKKFRMTFIESRRVHQETKADCA
- the LOC108340675 gene encoding uncharacterized protein LOC108340675 isoform X2, with translation MKFVVKKAYCSGGRIGALELGSCPKPIETPALLLSTRKGLPHFIAPDLLTSLPFPDSHLLQISPLHFLEGLASTTISKIGGLHQMLSLHQYGIAAVARDSIQCLPESKGATKLGPSFETPCGRLSINSKDYVEMISCMRPNIWATLADEVPAWVSEKRNKTSVDRTVRWLDDCLALNPAAGSVFGAVVGGPNFDERMRCAMEVAKRNVSGYWIGGFGLGERIEERPALLSAIIDVLPDEKPRMISGLGLPEEILEGIDAGIDLFDSTYVYCLTLGGFALTFSLDNGGNQYDFQRCQVERDLTKINLRAKVYSIFSNGNTISILQQNVQQ